The DNA region AAAACCCTGTGACCATCGTTATAGCTGGAGTAGTCCCCGTTTCCATAAACCATCCAGATGATGGTCCCTCCAGGAGGTATATCAGTAACGTTCACCCAGATGACGGCGTAATGGTTGGTGGTGTCTAAAATTTCTATCAAGTAGTAGAGGAGATGTCCATTGGAGTCATAAAACCTGATGCCCCGGGGGTTGTTCCCAAGGTACGTCCAGTCGATATAGTAATTCCCCCATCCGTAATGGTTTTCCGGGTTATCATCCGAAAGAACGATTCTAACGGGCCAGTTGTGAAGCTCCTGGGTGCCTGAATAGGTTATGTTTATGGGCTGGGCCAAATCACCGCTCCAGTTCCCGGCCCCGATTTTTTGAACTGAGACGTCAATGCTTCCTTCGAACAACACATTTCCAAAGCCATCTGTTACGACCACGTGCGTTTTTGAGATGTCCGCATTAGAAAGCTCGGTAGAGGAGAACGTGACGAGGATTGGAGTGTTGGGGTTGAGACCACCAGTGAGGGTTTTTGAGTTAGATGCCACAAAGTTTCCCCCCGAATCGTAGAGAACCACGTATACCTTAGAGTCAGGAGGAAGATACGAGGGAAATTGGAGTCTAATCCCCCCGCTATCCTTATAGTACCCACCATAACAGACTGGTGAGAAAACTTTCTCACTCCCGGTCCCTATTCCCTGCACGTTGACGCTTATGCTGGGTACTGCTAACCCGAAACTTAGAAGGAGTAATATTAAAACTACAGTTAGCAAACCAAGACTGAATCTCCCCGACATCACAAAATAGGGTTGAGATAAAGTTTAAAACGTTATCTCCAAAATTTTGAGGAATTCCCAATAAAATTTGAGGACTCTCATTTCTTCACACTGAAGCCCATCGCCTGCCTCTGTTGAAGCTCCTGAGCCTTCTGGGCGAGCTCTCCCAGCTGTCCTTCGAGCTTTCTGAGTGCCTCCTGGGTCTTGGCTATTGCTTCATCGTATTCCTTTATGCGCGCGTCCAGATACGTTACCGCATCGTCGAGGTTCTTCTCGATGGCGTAGCCGGCGCCAACGCTGACTATCGCGTTGTTCTTGTCTATCAAGACCCCCCGCAGGAATGAACCGGCGCCTATGGGGACGAGGACCTCTGGTCGTTCATCCTCGGTCTTTTTGAGTCCCTCAAGGGTCTCCTTCACAGCCTGGAACTCGTTTCTGCCCATCGTGAGCAGGTCAAGGTTCTGGGCCAGGAGCTGCGTCTGGGCCCGGAGGAGCTGGTACTCGTAAGCGAGCCTCTCAAGCTGTTCATTTCTCTCGGCCATTTTCACACCACCGGCATAGGTTGGAGGGGAGGCTTTTAAGGTTTGGGTTTAGAAAAAAGGAGATGATGGCGGAGAAACTACCCAAGGATCTCCCCTTTTATCCTCTCAGCGATTTTTTTGAGCGCTTTCGATGCGCTGGACTCCGGGAAAGCCTCAACGATCGGCTTAAGCAGGCTCATGCTCCTCGGAATGGCCCCGTCATAGGGTATCTCGCCGAGTATCGGAATTCCCTCGGCTTCAGCCCAGTCCCTCAGGGCGGTGAAGCCCGGATTGATGTCCGCCTTGTTAACGATAAGGTAAGCCGGCTCCCTAAAGTGCTGGACGACCCTGTAGGCCCTCTGAACATCAGAGAGTGACGCCGGTGTGGGTTCAGCTATTAATATTGCCGCGTCAGCGCCCCCGAGGCTGGCTATAACCTGGCAGCCTATCCCTGCAGCACTGTCAACGATCATATGTTCCAGATTCATCTCTTCCATAATCCTCTTCGCCCACTCCTTCTCCTCGGTGACGAGCTTGCCGCTCTCCGGCCTTCCGACGTCCAGCTGTGCGGAGATTATCGGAAAGCCGTACCTGGTCGTGGCCTTCCGCACAACACCGGAGCGAACTTCCTCTAGAGTTATCGTGCCGGAGACGGGACAGACGAGACCGCAGACGTTGCAGCCCTCGCAGGTGAGCTCGTTTACAACATAGTTGCCTTCATCATCGATGTAGATGCAGCCGTAGGGACACCTCTCCATGCAGATGCCACACTTTATGCAGCTCCCGGTCTCTATCCTCGCGACTTTGGCACCTATGTGATCCCTCTCCTCCTCCCAGAGCTCCACACCGAGGAGAAGGCCAAGGTTCGGAGCCTCAGCATCGGCATCGACGGCTATCAACCCATACTCGTCCTTCAAGAAGTAGAGAAGTGAGGCAGTTATCGTGCTCTTTCCGACGCCGCCCTTGCCGCTCGCAATCGCCAGTTGCATCACTCATCACCCCCAAGGAACTCGAGTACCTTCCTGGCGAGTCCCCCAAATATTTGGGCTTCAGGGTACTCCGTCAGAACCACCGGCTTCCCCTCCACGTAGCTCCTCACGATGTTCTCGCTGTAGGGGATCTCCGCGACAACCTCCGCCCTGTATTTATCTGCAAGCTCATAGACCCTCTCCTTCTCACCGAGGTCCGAGCGGTTGACGACCACCCAGGTGGGCATCTCCATAAGGTTCCCGAGTTCAAGGATGAGCTCCGTGTCGTGGAGTCCAAGGGGTGTGGGTTCGGTAACGGCTATGAGAAGATCCGAGAATTCCACTGCCTTAGAAACCGTGTTCCCTGTTCCAGCAGCCGTATCTACAAGCAGAATCCCCTTCCGAAGCTCCTGTGCCTTTCTCTTGGCCGCAACGACGAGCGGCATCGATCTCTCTTCGCCCTCCTTGAGCTTCCCGGTGACGAGGGTAAATCCGTAGGGCGTCTCCGTCACGTATGTATGACCTATGACTCGGAATGCTTCCTGAATAGCTCCTGGAACGGGGCACACTATCTCACAGGCCCTGCAACCCGAACAGAGGTTCGGCATGAGAAAGGGCGTCCCGTCCTTCAGTGTTATTATGGCGTGCTCCTCGCAGACCTCGGCGCACTTGCGGCATTTCGTACACTCAGAGTAGTCAAAGCGGGGCATGAACTGATCCACCGGCTCTTCATTGACAAGCTCGACGCCGAGCAAAAGGTGGTCGTTCGGTGCCTCAACGTCCAGATCAGCGAACGTCAGGTCGATTCCAAGGTTCTTGAGAGCTACTGCAAGGTTGATCGCAACGGTTGATTTCCCGGTCCCTCCCTTTCCACCGCTCACCGCTATCTGCAAACTCTCACCTCCGGGGTTAGGGCAACCTAATTCCTTTTAAATTTTGTGCATAATCCCGTTCATTCCCTGCTCCTCAACTTCCTCATGTAAAACCTTCTGCCATTGTACTCGAGTTCTATGAGCCTGTCCTCAGCCAGAAGCCCCTCAACTACACTCCAGTCCGCGTTCGCCTTCCGCAGGAACTCCCTAACTGCTTCCTCACGCATCGGGTGAACGGCCGTGATGCTGAGCAGGTCTTCCTCGACGTTCCCGGTGAATGCAAAGGCGTTGCCCTCGTAGCCTATCAGGTACTCAACGTGCTCCTCACCCAGGGACTCTGCAAAGATCTGAAAGGCATGGTTTACGACCTCCTCCCCGGCAGGTTTCACCCAAGGCTCAGCCGGTGGCCTCGTGGGAACGGCTATGTAGACTTTATCCGGCTTCAGCTCCTTTAAAAATTCAGCTATCCGCTCAAACTCATCACCGTAGTCCACATCACCGATGAGCATCGTCTCCGTGACGAGCTTTCCATTGAACTCCCTACCAAAGTCGAGCATCCCATCGAGGGCCTTTTCAAGGTTTAAACTCCTGTGCGGCCTGTCGATTCTCCTCCACAGCGTCTCGCTGACGGCATCCAACTTTAGTGAGACGAGGTCCAGCTTGAGGAGATCCTCCCTCACATCCTCACGCCAGATTAAAGAAGCGTTCGTGAGAGTGGCGAGCTTTATTCCAAGCTGTCCGATGAGGTCTATCTCCCTTCCGAGGTTGATGTCGAGGGTTGGCTCGCCGTCCGGTACAAAGGTTATGTAGTCTATCCTCTCGCCGCGCCCGATTGCCTCCTCGACTTTCTCAGAAACTTCCCTAAAAATCAGCTCTGGCTCGTAGAACGGTCTCCTTTCAATCTCCATCTTCAGGGTCTTCCCAATCTGGCAGTAGACGCAGGCGTAGGTGCAGATTTTGTCGGGGATGTTGTTCACCCCGAGACTGCGGCCAAGCCGCCTCGAAGGTACGGGTCCGAACGCTATCATACCACCACCAGAATTAGGTAAACCTAAATACGTATAAGCATTTTGAGGCAACCTTCATATACCGAATGGTGGAATGTAGAACGGTGGTGGGTTTGTTCCTAAGCCGTATCAAAGGGAAAGCTCTGAAGCTTGCCGATGGTATTGAACTCGTGGATTTCGGCTTCGCCCTTCCGTACACGTGGGTTCTGGTGAGCGGACCTAAATGTAAAGCGCTGGGGGTTGCGATGACCCTACCGGAGGAAGTCCAGCGCTACAGGAATCCGATAAGCGAGCCGTCAATTGATGCTTTCATAGAAAAGGCCGACAGTCTGAACGTGATAGAGAGAACCCTTGGCCTGGCTGCCATAAACGCGGTCTCTCAGTACCACATAGACCTGAACAACGCCCGGTGGGTTGATGTCCTTGAGCTCCTGCACGAGAACACTGAAAAAGTCGCATTAATAGGCAACATGCCGCCGCTGGCCGAGGCCCTGCGCGAGAGGGGCTTCAACGTTTTCGTCTTCGAGCGGAACGCCAGACTCTGGGACAGGGAAACCTTTAGCGATGCCCTGGAGTATCATCTTCTACCGGAGATGGATGCAGTGATAGCGAGCGCGAGCTGCCTAGTCAATGGAACGATTAACATGCTCATCGATAGGGCGAGGAAGGCAGAGCTCTTCATCCTTACGGGACCAACGGGCCAGCTTCTCCCGGAGTTTCTAAGGGGAACGCGCGTTACACACCTAGCCGCGATGAAGGTTGTCGATATGGAGAGGGCCCTTCTCGGTCTCAAGCTCGGTTCTTTCAAGGGCTTTGAAGACGGGAACAGGAAGTACGTGGTGGAGGTGCCGTGATCGACGAGTACAGCCATGGCACCGGCTTTTCAGTCGTATTTCCTTCTGGTGGCCTCGTCACAGATGACGTACTTCAGTTTTTCCTCCCAGTCGGGTGAGTCCCACGTGCCCAAAGCTCTGTGGGTCGTGTAGTATTTCTGAGGTATTGGATGGGTTCCAAGGACGACCTTGAGGCCGTATTTCTCCTCGATGAACCTCTTAAAATAGTCTATCCAGGGACAGGGTGGATAGCCCACCAGAAAGCCCGTCGCAAGGTGTATCACCTCGGCACCGTTCTTCTTCATCTCCGCTGGGGCATACTCGATGTTCCCTCCAGGGCAGCCCCCGCAGGTGGTGTACCCGACAACCTCAACATCCTGCCCCTTGTAAATGCTGAAGGCCCCCTCGCGTTCCCTCAGCGCCCTAAAACACTTGCCGCCCGCACAGGTGCGGTAGCGGTCACAAATTATAATCCCAATCTTCACCATTTTCGGCATCTCCCTAAATGCCCAGACAGACATCTTAATAAAAAAGTTGGCTTAAAGTTTTTGCCTGGATATCCTTTTGCTCATCCGCGAATTTGAAGATAAAAACAACCACACCTTCACGAACCTACCGTAATCCTACCCTCGGAAGCTTGTGAACGTTTCGCTCCAGCCACCCTAGGGGCCTAATGCCAAACTCCGGCACGTATAGCTTTATGTCGAGAAGAGGAGTCCCATCAACGAGGTGGAAGCGGTAAACTAATCCAGAAGTACGCACGTTGGTTAAGCTATTTTGTTTTACTTTAAGCCATTTTATTTACGCAAACGTTTAAATTCGAACTTCAGACTTCTTCTTGGGTGGTCTAATGAAGAACGTTAAAGCCCCCTTCCTCGTTCTGGTTCTTATCGGCGCCGTCATCGGCGCCGGCTGTATAAGCTCCGCACACGCCTCAACGAAGGGGAAACCCTTTGAAGGTCAGACCCTCACCGTCTGCTCCGGAGCGGGTCTAATGAAGCCGATGAACGGGCTGATAAGCCTCTTCGAGAACGAGACTGGCGCGAAGGTCGAAGTGCACTACGGCGGGAGCAGCGAAGTCTTTGGCGTCCTGCAGACGACCTGCGGCTGCGATGTCTTCATCCCAGGGGCCTGGTACTACACGGAGGGGGCGATGAAGAAGGGCTACATCCTCAACAGCACAGTTAGAAACGTCACGGAGCACGTTCCGGTCATAGCGGTTCCGAAGGGCAATCCAAAGGGGATTCACTCCCTTGAAGACCTCGCGAAGCCGGGGGTTAGAGTCGTCCTCGGCGACCCGAAGGCCTGCGCCATCGGCAAGGTCGCCAAGAAGATACTCGAGAAGAACGGCCTCTGGGATGAAGTGAAGCCTAACGTCGTGGTTTTCACACCGACTGTTAATCAGATTCTCATCTACATATCCACTGGACAGGCCGATGCTGCGATAATCTGGGAGGACATGGTTACGTGGGCCCAAGCAAAGGGCAAAATCGAAGTTATCCAAATACCTGGAGAACAGAACTCGATTAAGACAATTCCAACCGCGGTAACAACCTGTGCAAAGAAGGACGGCCACGTTGAGGTGGCGAAGGCCTTCAACGAGTTCGTAGCGAACCATACAGAAATCTGGGAGAAGTGGGGGTTCAGGCCGTGGAAAGGCTGAGCTTCAGGGCTTTGACCGTTTTCATAGCCTTCCTCTTCACGTTTTTTCTCTTCATGGCGATAGCAACCCTCTTCTTCGTGCCCGGACCGGGAGAAATCCTTGAGGCGCTAAAATCGGAGGAGATGGTTTACTCACTCAAGCTCTCGCTCATAACGGCATCGATCTCAACCCTCCTCGTCATCCTCATCGGAATCCCCATTGGCTATGCCCTCTCTCGCTTTGAGTTCCGGGGGAAGAGCGCCGTTAAATCAATCATTGAC from Thermococcus sp. includes:
- the pfdA gene encoding prefoldin subunit alpha, with protein sequence MAERNEQLERLAYEYQLLRAQTQLLAQNLDLLTMGRNEFQAVKETLEGLKKTEDERPEVLVPIGAGSFLRGVLIDKNNAIVSVGAGYAIEKNLDDAVTYLDARIKEYDEAIAKTQEALRKLEGQLGELAQKAQELQQRQAMGFSVKK
- a CDS encoding ATP-binding protein gives rise to the protein MQLAIASGKGGVGKSTITASLLYFLKDEYGLIAVDADAEAPNLGLLLGVELWEEERDHIGAKVARIETGSCIKCGICMERCPYGCIYIDDEGNYVVNELTCEGCNVCGLVCPVSGTITLEEVRSGVVRKATTRYGFPIISAQLDVGRPESGKLVTEEKEWAKRIMEEMNLEHMIVDSAAGIGCQVIASLGGADAAILIAEPTPASLSDVQRAYRVVQHFREPAYLIVNKADINPGFTALRDWAEAEGIPILGEIPYDGAIPRSMSLLKPIVEAFPESSASKALKKIAERIKGEILG
- a CDS encoding ATP-binding protein — translated: MQIAVSGGKGGTGKSTVAINLAVALKNLGIDLTFADLDVEAPNDHLLLGVELVNEEPVDQFMPRFDYSECTKCRKCAEVCEEHAIITLKDGTPFLMPNLCSGCRACEIVCPVPGAIQEAFRVIGHTYVTETPYGFTLVTGKLKEGEERSMPLVVAAKRKAQELRKGILLVDTAAGTGNTVSKAVEFSDLLIAVTEPTPLGLHDTELILELGNLMEMPTWVVVNRSDLGEKERVYELADKYRAEVVAEIPYSENIVRSYVEGKPVVLTEYPEAQIFGGLARKVLEFLGGDE
- a CDS encoding radical SAM protein, translated to MIAFGPVPSRRLGRSLGVNNIPDKICTYACVYCQIGKTLKMEIERRPFYEPELIFREVSEKVEEAIGRGERIDYITFVPDGEPTLDINLGREIDLIGQLGIKLATLTNASLIWREDVREDLLKLDLVSLKLDAVSETLWRRIDRPHRSLNLEKALDGMLDFGREFNGKLVTETMLIGDVDYGDEFERIAEFLKELKPDKVYIAVPTRPPAEPWVKPAGEEVVNHAFQIFAESLGEEHVEYLIGYEGNAFAFTGNVEEDLLSITAVHPMREEAVREFLRKANADWSVVEGLLAEDRLIELEYNGRRFYMRKLRSRE
- a CDS encoding DUF364 domain-containing protein translates to MFLSRIKGKALKLADGIELVDFGFALPYTWVLVSGPKCKALGVAMTLPEEVQRYRNPISEPSIDAFIEKADSLNVIERTLGLAAINAVSQYHIDLNNARWVDVLELLHENTEKVALIGNMPPLAEALRERGFNVFVFERNARLWDRETFSDALEYHLLPEMDAVIASASCLVNGTINMLIDRARKAELFILTGPTGQLLPEFLRGTRVTHLAAMKVVDMERALLGLKLGSFKGFEDGNRKYVVEVP
- a CDS encoding CGGC domain-containing protein, translated to MPKMVKIGIIICDRYRTCAGGKCFRALREREGAFSIYKGQDVEVVGYTTCGGCPGGNIEYAPAEMKKNGAEVIHLATGFLVGYPPCPWIDYFKRFIEEKYGLKVVLGTHPIPQKYYTTHRALGTWDSPDWEEKLKYVICDEATRRKYD
- the modA gene encoding molybdate ABC transporter substrate-binding protein yields the protein MKNVKAPFLVLVLIGAVIGAGCISSAHASTKGKPFEGQTLTVCSGAGLMKPMNGLISLFENETGAKVEVHYGGSSEVFGVLQTTCGCDVFIPGAWYYTEGAMKKGYILNSTVRNVTEHVPVIAVPKGNPKGIHSLEDLAKPGVRVVLGDPKACAIGKVAKKILEKNGLWDEVKPNVVVFTPTVNQILIYISTGQADAAIIWEDMVTWAQAKGKIEVIQIPGEQNSIKTIPTAVTTCAKKDGHVEVAKAFNEFVANHTEIWEKWGFRPWKG